Proteins encoded by one window of Salvia splendens isolate huo1 chromosome 14, SspV2, whole genome shotgun sequence:
- the LOC121763508 gene encoding carnosine N-methyltransferase-like isoform X1 — protein sequence MSPIEDEQLRRRKLEEALEVKSLRRIISAYLNYPEAAEEDIKRYERCFRRLPLAHKALLSHLPLKFQKLRWCVSKNSYFIFEMLKAFDPPIDMSVDTDIAEDHAIENAPVQQLSSTEMNPHSCQPGSNITLLHNAKVDELRSGEDGLSGTPNPETLSEEKKIQSLSENVGNFSVASERNGMAQGGDVHSYQSATHCCDGHASPSPDWLDPSLQFHVPLADVDKVRCIIRNIVRDWAAEGQKERDECYRPILQELDRLFPDRSSDSSPPACLVPGAGLGRLALEISCLGFISQGNEFSYYMMICSSFILNYSQTSEEWNIYPWIHSNCNLLSDKDQLRPVSIPDIHPASAGITEGFSMCGGDFVEVYNDPSQVGAWDAVVTCFFLDTAHNIVEYIEIISKILKDGGVWINLGPLLYHFADAYNQEDEMSIELSLEDVKRVAFHHGFEIEKESTIATTYTTNQRSMMQNQYYAAFWTMRKKPPTPTSAPDAAAA from the exons ATGTCGCCAATCGAAGATGAGCAATTGCGTCGCCGGAAACTGGAAGAGGCTCTCGAAGTCAAATCCCTCCGCCGTATCATTAGCGCTTATCTCAA CTATCCGGAGGCTGCTGAGGAAGATATCAAAAGATATGAAAGATGCTTCAGGAGGCTTCCTCTTGCCCACAAG GCACTGTTGTCACACCTTCCTCTGAAATTTCAGAAACTCAGATG GTGTGTTTCAAAAAATTCTTATTTCATATTTGAAATGCTTAAG GCCTTTGATCCTCCTATTGATATGAGTGTGGACACTGACATTGCTGAGGATCATGCAATTGAAAATGCCCCAGTTCAACAACTTTCTTCTACTGAAATGAATCCTCATTCTTGTCAGCCTGGCTCAAATATTACCCTACTACATAATGCAAAAGTTGATGAACTTCGCTCTGGGGAAGATGGACTGAGTGGCACTCCTAACCCTGAAACTCTCAGTGAG GAGAAGAAAATCCAATCATTGAGCGAAAACGTCGGGAATTTCTCTGTAGCCTCTGAGCGTAATGGAATGGCACAAGGTGGTGATGTCCATAGTTATCAGAGTGCTACACATTGTTGTGATGGACAT GCTTCGCCGTCGCCTGATTGGTTGGACCCATCATTGCAATTTCATGTTCCTTTGGCTGACGTAGATAAG GTTCGATGCATCATAAGGAACATTGTCAGAGATTGGGCAGCTGAG GGTCAGAAGGAGCGTGATGAATGCTATAGACCAATTCTTCAAGAGCTTGACCGACTTTTTCCAGACCGTTCTAGTGACAG CAGTCCTCCTGCATGTTTAGTTCCTGGAGCTGGACTTGGGAGGTTGGCATTAGAAATCTCATGTTTGG GTTTCATAAGCCAAGGAAATGAGTTTTCGTACTACATGATGATTTGCTCCAGTTTTATACTAAATTA CTCTCAAACTTCCGAGGAGTGGAATATATATCCATGGATCCACAGTAATTGCAATTTACTTTCCGACAAAGATCAACTTCGCCCTGTTTCTATTCCGGACATTCATCCAGCAAG TGCAGGGATTACTGAAGGCTTCTCAATGTGCGGAGGTGATTTTGTCGAGGTCTATAATGATCCAAGTCAAGTAG GAGCCTGGGATGCAGTTGTGACTTGCTTCTTTCTTGATACGGCACACAATATTGTGGAATATATTGAGATAATATCTAAAATTCTTAAAGACGGGGGT GTGTGGATCAATTTGGGACCCCTGCTTTATCATTTTGCAGATGCTTATAATCAAGAAGAT GAGATGTCAATTGAGCTGAGCTTAGAAGATGTAAAGAGGGTTGCCTTCCACCATGGATTTGAAATAGAG AAGGAATCAACCATTGCCACAACTTATACAACAAACCAAAGGTCGATGATGCAG AACCAATACTATGCTGCATTTTGGACAATGAGGAAGAAACCACCAACGCCGACAAGTGCACCGGATGCGGCTGCTGCATAA
- the LOC121763508 gene encoding carnosine N-methyltransferase-like isoform X2 has translation MSPIEDEQLRRRKLEEALEVKSLRRIISAYLNYPEAAEEDIKRYERCFRRLPLAHKALLSHLPLKFQKLRWCVSKNSYFIFEMLKAFDPPIDMSVDTDIAEDHAIENAPVQQLSSTEMNPHSCQPGSNITLLHNAKVDELRSGEDGLSGTPNPETLSEEKKIQSLSENVGNFSVASERNGMAQGGDVHSYQSATHCCDGHASPSPDWLDPSLQFHVPLADVDKVRCIIRNIVRDWAAEGQKERDECYRPILQELDRLFPDRSSDSPPACLVPGAGLGRLALEISCLGFISQGNEFSYYMMICSSFILNYSQTSEEWNIYPWIHSNCNLLSDKDQLRPVSIPDIHPASAGITEGFSMCGGDFVEVYNDPSQVGAWDAVVTCFFLDTAHNIVEYIEIISKILKDGGVWINLGPLLYHFADAYNQEDEMSIELSLEDVKRVAFHHGFEIEKESTIATTYTTNQRSMMQNQYYAAFWTMRKKPPTPTSAPDAAAA, from the exons ATGTCGCCAATCGAAGATGAGCAATTGCGTCGCCGGAAACTGGAAGAGGCTCTCGAAGTCAAATCCCTCCGCCGTATCATTAGCGCTTATCTCAA CTATCCGGAGGCTGCTGAGGAAGATATCAAAAGATATGAAAGATGCTTCAGGAGGCTTCCTCTTGCCCACAAG GCACTGTTGTCACACCTTCCTCTGAAATTTCAGAAACTCAGATG GTGTGTTTCAAAAAATTCTTATTTCATATTTGAAATGCTTAAG GCCTTTGATCCTCCTATTGATATGAGTGTGGACACTGACATTGCTGAGGATCATGCAATTGAAAATGCCCCAGTTCAACAACTTTCTTCTACTGAAATGAATCCTCATTCTTGTCAGCCTGGCTCAAATATTACCCTACTACATAATGCAAAAGTTGATGAACTTCGCTCTGGGGAAGATGGACTGAGTGGCACTCCTAACCCTGAAACTCTCAGTGAG GAGAAGAAAATCCAATCATTGAGCGAAAACGTCGGGAATTTCTCTGTAGCCTCTGAGCGTAATGGAATGGCACAAGGTGGTGATGTCCATAGTTATCAGAGTGCTACACATTGTTGTGATGGACAT GCTTCGCCGTCGCCTGATTGGTTGGACCCATCATTGCAATTTCATGTTCCTTTGGCTGACGTAGATAAG GTTCGATGCATCATAAGGAACATTGTCAGAGATTGGGCAGCTGAG GGTCAGAAGGAGCGTGATGAATGCTATAGACCAATTCTTCAAGAGCTTGACCGACTTTTTCCAGACCGTTCTAGTGACAG TCCTCCTGCATGTTTAGTTCCTGGAGCTGGACTTGGGAGGTTGGCATTAGAAATCTCATGTTTGG GTTTCATAAGCCAAGGAAATGAGTTTTCGTACTACATGATGATTTGCTCCAGTTTTATACTAAATTA CTCTCAAACTTCCGAGGAGTGGAATATATATCCATGGATCCACAGTAATTGCAATTTACTTTCCGACAAAGATCAACTTCGCCCTGTTTCTATTCCGGACATTCATCCAGCAAG TGCAGGGATTACTGAAGGCTTCTCAATGTGCGGAGGTGATTTTGTCGAGGTCTATAATGATCCAAGTCAAGTAG GAGCCTGGGATGCAGTTGTGACTTGCTTCTTTCTTGATACGGCACACAATATTGTGGAATATATTGAGATAATATCTAAAATTCTTAAAGACGGGGGT GTGTGGATCAATTTGGGACCCCTGCTTTATCATTTTGCAGATGCTTATAATCAAGAAGAT GAGATGTCAATTGAGCTGAGCTTAGAAGATGTAAAGAGGGTTGCCTTCCACCATGGATTTGAAATAGAG AAGGAATCAACCATTGCCACAACTTATACAACAAACCAAAGGTCGATGATGCAG AACCAATACTATGCTGCATTTTGGACAATGAGGAAGAAACCACCAACGCCGACAAGTGCACCGGATGCGGCTGCTGCATAA
- the LOC121763508 gene encoding carnosine N-methyltransferase-like isoform X3 codes for MLQEASSCPQGTVVTPSSEISETQMAFDPPIDMSVDTDIAEDHAIENAPVQQLSSTEMNPHSCQPGSNITLLHNAKVDELRSGEDGLSGTPNPETLSEEKKIQSLSENVGNFSVASERNGMAQGGDVHSYQSATHCCDGHASPSPDWLDPSLQFHVPLADVDKVRCIIRNIVRDWAAEGQKERDECYRPILQELDRLFPDRSSDSSPPACLVPGAGLGRLALEISCLGFISQGNEFSYYMMICSSFILNYSQTSEEWNIYPWIHSNCNLLSDKDQLRPVSIPDIHPASAGITEGFSMCGGDFVEVYNDPSQVGAWDAVVTCFFLDTAHNIVEYIEIISKILKDGGVWINLGPLLYHFADAYNQEDEMSIELSLEDVKRVAFHHGFEIEKESTIATTYTTNQRSMMQNQYYAAFWTMRKKPPTPTSAPDAAAA; via the exons ATGCTTCAGGAGGCTTCCTCTTGCCCACAAG GCACTGTTGTCACACCTTCCTCTGAAATTTCAGAAACTCAGATG GCCTTTGATCCTCCTATTGATATGAGTGTGGACACTGACATTGCTGAGGATCATGCAATTGAAAATGCCCCAGTTCAACAACTTTCTTCTACTGAAATGAATCCTCATTCTTGTCAGCCTGGCTCAAATATTACCCTACTACATAATGCAAAAGTTGATGAACTTCGCTCTGGGGAAGATGGACTGAGTGGCACTCCTAACCCTGAAACTCTCAGTGAG GAGAAGAAAATCCAATCATTGAGCGAAAACGTCGGGAATTTCTCTGTAGCCTCTGAGCGTAATGGAATGGCACAAGGTGGTGATGTCCATAGTTATCAGAGTGCTACACATTGTTGTGATGGACAT GCTTCGCCGTCGCCTGATTGGTTGGACCCATCATTGCAATTTCATGTTCCTTTGGCTGACGTAGATAAG GTTCGATGCATCATAAGGAACATTGTCAGAGATTGGGCAGCTGAG GGTCAGAAGGAGCGTGATGAATGCTATAGACCAATTCTTCAAGAGCTTGACCGACTTTTTCCAGACCGTTCTAGTGACAG CAGTCCTCCTGCATGTTTAGTTCCTGGAGCTGGACTTGGGAGGTTGGCATTAGAAATCTCATGTTTGG GTTTCATAAGCCAAGGAAATGAGTTTTCGTACTACATGATGATTTGCTCCAGTTTTATACTAAATTA CTCTCAAACTTCCGAGGAGTGGAATATATATCCATGGATCCACAGTAATTGCAATTTACTTTCCGACAAAGATCAACTTCGCCCTGTTTCTATTCCGGACATTCATCCAGCAAG TGCAGGGATTACTGAAGGCTTCTCAATGTGCGGAGGTGATTTTGTCGAGGTCTATAATGATCCAAGTCAAGTAG GAGCCTGGGATGCAGTTGTGACTTGCTTCTTTCTTGATACGGCACACAATATTGTGGAATATATTGAGATAATATCTAAAATTCTTAAAGACGGGGGT GTGTGGATCAATTTGGGACCCCTGCTTTATCATTTTGCAGATGCTTATAATCAAGAAGAT GAGATGTCAATTGAGCTGAGCTTAGAAGATGTAAAGAGGGTTGCCTTCCACCATGGATTTGAAATAGAG AAGGAATCAACCATTGCCACAACTTATACAACAAACCAAAGGTCGATGATGCAG AACCAATACTATGCTGCATTTTGGACAATGAGGAAGAAACCACCAACGCCGACAAGTGCACCGGATGCGGCTGCTGCATAA
- the LOC121764438 gene encoding uncharacterized protein LOC121764438 has translation MDIFRKAKSIRLVSYRDKYLTAAEDEESVIQDESPRQKSVWTVELVADRDAIRLRSYLGTYLAASTIPFLPGVTTKKVVQASRESPSDPSIEWEPMRDGMQVKLRSCCGNFLRPNGGLPPWRNIVTHDVPHLPNSGNKLLWDVQVVEKRPPQSKFGRCRSGSFSETMDAIVQS, from the coding sequence atggatatattccGGAAGGCAAAATCAATCAGGCTGGTGAGCTACCGCGACAAATACCTAACCGCGGCGGAAGACGAGGAGAGCGTGATCCAGGACGAATCGCCGCGGCAGAAATCGGTGTGGACGGTGGAATTGGTGGCGGATCGCGACGCGATTCGGCTGCGGAGCTACCTCGGAACGTATCTGGCGGCTTCGACCATCCCGTTCCTCCCCGGGGTGACGACGAAGAAGGTGGTGCAGGCGTCGCGCGAATCGCCGTCGGATCCGTCGATCGAGTGGGAGCCGATGCGCGACGGGATGCAGGTGAAGCTCCGGTCGTGCTGCGGCAACTTCCTGCGCCCTAACGGCGGCCTGCCGCCGTGGAGGAACATTGTCACGCACGATGTCCCGCACCTCCCCAATTCCGGCAACAAGCTGCTGTGGGATGTGCAGGTCGTCGAGAAACGGCCGCCGCAGAGTAAATTTGGGAGGTGCAGATCGGGATCGTTCTCTGAAACCATGGATGCGATCGTGCAATCTTAA
- the LOC121766068 gene encoding F-box protein At5g39450-like: MSPEHCVSGMLLALPDDIFSVITNSLSVRDVCSLGLSCRDLHAVVGSDKVWLSQCDKLGLVPCSTLVEWRKGVCSYMALCRFLVNVRPLIGIWVHQNPELGNVLYVMPGFCSLVGCRIIPQEVGPLGLKDGPILWVPVFEIICNYEGTPAYFLHGRERDVDYVCPGLLRSVDRNCNVLLLEVEPRHQRSGGKLAHSKSFAYEVDKEVASRLSRLDSGVSKSQRVAGQKVTGLTFSRLGFGDRRRLLDLVTSQVRQAVPETANLLLFPRSRSNEADLQNDIAVLCERRLLLLQMYKRGGGNHDLGSDSELPLNRTEIGTSEVCKRLNCLSGYHASQAEDVDQAHCPKGKTLSGFLKNGLKQILGKSSSTNGNREGQKKTASSGESKHLQLQEFLRSDHTIGLSLRAASMKLSSYRAWPNMHDSRYALYKLPLRTPKASHEYAGLWGGTFGWPPGIPSEDKPGKALFFILISYEESEGQQLMIATKILEGTSYVLHPNGSAMFIVNTAQPSPDTFPWDTDEDSNHIDVKQSFVGEGIANGYGFRYPGSKPGSLFAIQNGLLVFIWKESRAVLTLQRLNLADLLRKGERVPSLSPISNFAYLTKTYSNVYSGFSNSSYALSSPRQYM; encoded by the coding sequence ATGTCGCCTGAACACTGTGTGTCAGGCATGCTTTTAGCTTTGCCTGATGATATATTTTCTGTAATTACAAACTCCCTCTCTGTGAGGGATGTGTGCAGTCTCGGTCTTAGCTGTCGAGATCTCCATGCCGTTGTAGGCTCTGATAAAGTATGGCTATCACAATGTGATAAGCTGGGGCTAGTTCCCTGTAGTACCCTTGTTGAGTGGAGAAAGGGTGTGTGTTCGTACATGGCCCTTTGCCGGTTCTTGGTGAATGTTCGTCCGTTGATTGGGATTTGGGTTCACCAAAACCCTGAGCTTGGAAACGTGCTTTATGTTATGCCTGGTTTTTGTTCACTTGTTGGCTGCCGGATAATCCCTCAGGAGGTGGGCCCTTTGGGTCTTAAAGATGGTCCTATTTTGTGGGTACCTGTGTTTGAAATTATTTGCAATTACGAGGGAACCCCAGCATATTTTTTACATGGGAGGGAACGAGACGTTGATTATGTTTGTCCTGGTTTGCTAAGATCAGTTGATAGGAACTGTAATGTGCTTTTGCTTGAGGTGGAGCCGAGGCATCAAAGAAGTGGAGGAAAATTGGCACACAGTAAGAGCTTTGCGTATGAAGTAGACAAGGAGGTAGCAAGCAGATTATCTAGGTTGGACAGTGGGGTTTCTAAGTCACAGAGAGTAGCTGGGCAAAAAGTCACTGGATTAACTTTTAGCCGTCTGGGATTTGGTGATAGGAGAAGGCTTCTCGATCTTGTTACTAGCCAAGTCCGTCAAGCTGTGCCAGAGACAGCGAATTTGCTCTTGTTTCCTCGCTCGAGAAGTAATGAGGCAGATTTGCAAAATGATATTGCAGTCTTATGTGAAAGGAGATTGCTGCTTTTGCAAATGTATAAGCGTGGTGGTGGGAATCATGATCTTGGGTCTGATTCAGAACTTCCTCTAAACCGTACAGAAATCGGAACAAGTGAGGTATGCAAGAGGCTCAACTGTCTAAGTGGCTACCATGCTTCACAGGCAGAAGATGTGGATCAAGCTCATTGCCCCAAGGGTAAGACACTTTCTGGATTTCTGAAGAATGGTCTTAAACAGATACTAGGGAAATCAAGCTCAACAAATGGTAATCGTGAAGGTCAGAAGAAAACTGCTTCCAGTGGCGAGAGTAAACATTTACAACTTCAAGAATTTCTGCGATCGGATCATACAATAGGGTTGAGCTTGCGTGCTGCATCCATGAAATTATCTTCGTATAGAGCATGGCCTAATATGCATGATAGCCGATATGCTCTCTATAAGTTGCCTTTACGGACTCCAAAGGCAAGCCACGAATATGCTGGTTTATGGGGTGGTACTTTTGGTTGGCCTCCTGGGATTCCGTCTGAAGACAAGCCTGGGAAGGCTCTCTTCTTTATTTTGATATCTTATGAAGAGTCTGAAGGTCAGCAGCTGATGATTGCTACCAAGATATTAGAAGGTACATCCTATGTTTTGCATCCTAATGGCTCGGCTATGTTTATAGTGAACACAGCTCAGCCATCGCCAGATACATTTCCGTGGGATACTGATGAAGACTCCAATCATATTGACGTTAAGCAGTCTTTTGTGGGAGAAGGTATTGCAAATGGGTATGGGTTCAGATATCCAGGTTCTAAGCCTGGTTCACTCTTTGCTATTCAAAATGGGTTGCTTGTTTTTATATGGAAGGAATCTCGGGCAGTGTTGACCTTGCAAAGGCTCAACTTGGCAGATCTTCTAAGGAAAGGAGAAAGGG